The Triticum dicoccoides isolate Atlit2015 ecotype Zavitan chromosome 6A, WEW_v2.0, whole genome shotgun sequence genome has a window encoding:
- the LOC119317362 gene encoding protein NUCLEAR FUSION DEFECTIVE 6, mitochondrial-like isoform X3 — translation MASTCFRAAARAATAACRSSASRSMPSVGRSAARRAPLISRVPLELGCCAGMSLLPLHSAVAAARLTSRLSTASRSSSALSQDENDDT, via the exons ATGGCCTCGACCTgcttccgcgccgccgcccgcgccgccaccgcGGCATGCCGCTCGTCGGCCTCCCGCTCCATGCCCTCCGTCGgccgctccgccgcccgccgcgcccCGCTAATCTCCAG GGTGCCGCTGGAGCTGGGGTGCTGCGCGGGAATGTCGCTGCTGCCGCTGCACAGCGCGGTGGCCGCGGCGAGGCTGACTTCGCGGCTGAGCACGGCGTCCCGGAGCTCCTCCGCTCTCTCTCAGG ATGAAAATGATGATACGTGA
- the LOC119317362 gene encoding protein NONRESPONDING TO OXYLIPINS 2, mitochondrial-like isoform X1 encodes MASTCFRAAARAATAACRSSASRSMPSVGRSAARRAPLISRVPLELGCCAGMSLLPLHSAVAAARLTSRLSTASRSSSALSQGILCRTYPGL; translated from the exons ATGGCCTCGACCTgcttccgcgccgccgcccgcgccgccaccgcGGCATGCCGCTCGTCGGCCTCCCGCTCCATGCCCTCCGTCGgccgctccgccgcccgccgcgcccCGCTAATCTCCAG GGTGCCGCTGGAGCTGGGGTGCTGCGCGGGAATGTCGCTGCTGCCGCTGCACAGCGCGGTGGCCGCGGCGAGGCTGACTTCGCGGCTGAGCACGGCGTCCCGGAGCTCCTCCGCTCTCTCTCAGGGTATCCTCTGTCGCACCTATCCCGGACTTTAA
- the LOC119317362 gene encoding protein NUCLEAR FUSION DEFECTIVE 6, mitochondrial-like isoform X2, translated as MASTCFRAAARAATAACRSSASRSMPSVGRSAARRAPLISRVPLELGCCAGMSLLPLHSAVAAARLTSRLSTASRSSSALSQEMGLSAPR; from the exons ATGGCCTCGACCTgcttccgcgccgccgcccgcgccgccaccgcGGCATGCCGCTCGTCGGCCTCCCGCTCCATGCCCTCCGTCGgccgctccgccgcccgccgcgcccCGCTAATCTCCAG GGTGCCGCTGGAGCTGGGGTGCTGCGCGGGAATGTCGCTGCTGCCGCTGCACAGCGCGGTGGCCGCGGCGAGGCTGACTTCGCGGCTGAGCACGGCGTCCCGGAGCTCCTCCGCTCTCTCTCAGG AGATGGGTCTCTCTGCTCCAAGGTGA
- the LOC119317362 gene encoding protein NUCLEAR FUSION DEFECTIVE 6, mitochondrial-like isoform X4, translating into MASTCFRAAARAATAACRSSASRSMPSVGRSAARRAPLISRVPLELGCCAGMSLLPLHSAVAAARLTSRLSTASRSSSALSQGT; encoded by the exons ATGGCCTCGACCTgcttccgcgccgccgcccgcgccgccaccgcGGCATGCCGCTCGTCGGCCTCCCGCTCCATGCCCTCCGTCGgccgctccgccgcccgccgcgcccCGCTAATCTCCAG GGTGCCGCTGGAGCTGGGGTGCTGCGCGGGAATGTCGCTGCTGCCGCTGCACAGCGCGGTGGCCGCGGCGAGGCTGACTTCGCGGCTGAGCACGGCGTCCCGGAGCTCCTCCGCTCTCTCTCAGG GCACATGA